Proteins found in one Alphaproteobacteria bacterium genomic segment:
- a CDS encoding threonine synthase, whose translation MALLEDNTACERPTFTTHLECSRTGATRPADALVGLSDAGAPLLVRYDLAAVGRAVDRDALQRRAPDFWRYRELLPVRRTEDIVSLGEVMTPLVSLPRWGGELGARRLTVKDESRLPTGSFKARGLAMAVSMAKALGVTRMAMPTNGNAGAALAAYGRRAGMETYVFCPDDTPEVNVREIALQGARVWRVNGLINDCGRIVGEGKEPMGWFDTSTLKEPYRIEGKKTMGLELAEQLGWTLPDAIFYPTGGGTGLIGMWKAFDEMEQLGWIGAGRPRMVAVQASGCAPMVRAWEDGADSAPVWPDAHTVAAGIRVPVAIGDFLILRAVRDSGGFAIAVDDSDILAAQAQIAAADGMLLGPEGAATAAAWRQAVSRGLIHKDAHVVLFNCGSPLKYPMPAAPARLDRHGPIAYERL comes from the coding sequence GGAGTGCAGCCGCACCGGCGCCACAAGGCCGGCTGACGCGCTGGTGGGACTGTCCGATGCGGGCGCGCCGTTGCTGGTGCGCTATGACCTGGCGGCTGTCGGTCGCGCCGTGGACCGCGACGCCCTGCAACGGCGCGCACCGGACTTCTGGCGCTATCGCGAATTGCTGCCGGTGCGCCGGACCGAGGATATCGTATCCCTGGGCGAGGTGATGACGCCGCTGGTCAGCCTGCCACGCTGGGGTGGAGAGCTGGGCGCCAGGCGCCTGACGGTCAAGGATGAAAGCCGCCTGCCCACCGGGTCATTCAAGGCGCGGGGTCTGGCCATGGCGGTGAGCATGGCGAAAGCCCTTGGCGTCACGCGCATGGCCATGCCGACCAATGGCAATGCGGGGGCGGCACTTGCCGCCTATGGCCGTCGCGCCGGCATGGAGACCTATGTCTTCTGCCCGGACGACACGCCGGAGGTGAATGTACGGGAGATTGCCCTGCAGGGCGCCCGCGTGTGGCGAGTCAATGGTCTGATCAATGACTGCGGCCGGATCGTCGGCGAGGGCAAGGAGCCCATGGGCTGGTTCGACACATCGACCCTGAAGGAGCCCTATCGCATCGAAGGCAAGAAGACCATGGGCCTGGAGCTGGCGGAGCAGCTCGGCTGGACCCTGCCGGACGCCATCTTCTATCCCACCGGCGGCGGCACCGGCCTGATCGGCATGTGGAAGGCCTTTGACGAGATGGAGCAGCTTGGCTGGATCGGCGCCGGGCGACCGCGCATGGTGGCGGTCCAGGCCAGCGGCTGCGCCCCCATGGTCCGCGCCTGGGAAGACGGTGCCGACAGCGCCCCGGTCTGGCCGGACGCGCACACGGTAGCGGCGGGCATCCGGGTGCCGGTGGCCATCGGCGATTTCCTTATCCTGCGGGCGGTGCGCGACAGCGGCGGCTTTGCCATCGCCGTGGACGATTCGGATATTCTGGCGGCACAAGCGCAGATCGCCGCGGCGGACGGCATGCTGCTGGGACCGGAGGGCGCGGCCACGGCCGCCGCCTGGCGCCAGGCCGTAAGCCGCGGGCTGATCCACAAGGATGCCCATGTGGTTCTGTTCAACTGTGGCTCACCGCTCAAATACCCCATGCCGGCGGCGCCAGCGCGGCTCGACCGCCATGGTCCGATCGCCTATGAGCGGCTCTGA